Proteins co-encoded in one Neofelis nebulosa isolate mNeoNeb1 chromosome 2, mNeoNeb1.pri, whole genome shotgun sequence genomic window:
- the TEX46 gene encoding testis-expressed protein 46: MLGELMLLFRNLHGTLASSGTIGALVAWLISYKPALFGFLFLLLLLSNWLVKHEVQPTPLEPQQEEAEKPKPPEAKPNSCVMNTKEVERLHACFALQDKVLERLMFSEMKLKVLENQMFAVWNRMNHHRRSSQQRTFPMRKHRLRRHDSIFSIISDCTSNSP, encoded by the exons ATGTTGGGGGAACTAATGCTTCTTTTTAGGAATCTCCATGGGACACTTGCTTCCTCGGGCACCATAGGAGCATTGGTGGCTTGGCTGATCAGCTATAAGCCAGCCTTGTTTGGGTTCCTATTCCTTCTGCTGTTGCTTAGCAACTGGTTGGTCAAGCATGAAGTCCAGCCCACCCCCCTAGAACCCCAGCAG gaagaggcagagaaacctAAGCCACCTGAAGCGAAACCCAACAGCTGCGTCATGAACACAAAAGAAGTCGAGAGACTACATGCCTGCTTTGCCCTCCAGGACAAGGTCCTTGAACGGCTTATGTTCAGCGAAATGAAGCTGAAGGTCTTAGAAAATCAGATGTTCGCTGTATGGAATAGAATGAATCACCACAGGAGGTCAAGCCAGCAGCGGACTTTTCCCATGAGGAAACACAGACTGAGGAGGCACGACTCAATTTTCTCCATCATCTCTGATTGTACTTCGAATTCCCCTTAA
- the LACTBL1 gene encoding putative beta-lactamase-like 1 isoform X1, whose amino-acid sequence MMTQVGWQPSLPKLKKKWLFPASCSFFFLLSVVMTGCFLWQYHLPKLDTSSLGPEVASAPVRMCPRHPEPVPLAHPLPVLKEALEKVDRILRQALSAPGLAAMSAVVIHNDTVLWTGNFGRKNGSDPASGPPNEYTMYRISSISKIFPVLMLYRLWEEGTVASLDDPLERYASTFTINNPLGMASAPEQQSLMDELEKVGPAPRPSSVTLRRMASQLSGLPRRLRSTSLLWRGSTQEALSLLKDDVLVADPGTRCHYSTLAFSLLAHVLAAHTAQGDYQRWILENVLEPLGMEDTGFDLTPLVRARLAAGFYGSGRPAPLYDLGWYRPSGQMYSTPADLAKLAMVLLGGGPPLLRPDAAKALLAPLLACSGAYFANETGTPWEFHAQGGYRVVRKDGDLDGYAATFSLVPPLRLSLVLLLAGPRPPGRDLVAQAYDVLLPAMERALREAEPSPAPPPSARPFAGYFTFANQTFYEVRPGPEGELRLRQFGPRVEALVPPAFRTLALRHLRGRVFQLHVAREFPCELPLGDAWLSLEAQHGQLVNFYPLDRHGLSPGFDVPGLNTYRVLRLQRKPVFKTQ is encoded by the exons ATGATGACCCAG GTGGGCTGGCAGCCCAGCCTGCCGAAACTGAAAAAGAAGTGGCTCTTCCCAGCTTCCTGCAGCTTCTTCTTCCTGCTCTCTGTGGTTATGACTGGCTGCTTCCTGTGGCAATATCACCTCCCCAAGCTGGACACCA GTTCCTTGGGACCAGAGGTGGCCTCTGCCCCTGTGAGGATGTGTCCCCGACACCCTGAGCCTGTGCCGCTGGcccaccccctccctgtgttGAAGGAGGCCCTGGAAAAG GTGGACAGGATCCTGCGTCAGGCACTGTCTGCCCCGGGCCTGGCTGCCATGTCTGCAGTTGTCATCCACAATGACACCGTGCTCTGGACCGGGAACTTTGGGAGGAAGAATGGATCAGACCCGGCCTCTGGGCCCCCCAATGAATACACTATGTACCG AATCTCCAGCATCTCTAAGATCTTTCCAGTCCTCATGCTGTATCGGCTGTGGGAGGAGGGCACTGTAGCCTCTCTAGATGACCCTCTGGAGCGGTATGCCAGCACCTTCACCATTAACAACCCGCTGGGCATGGCATCAGCCCCTGAACAACAGAGCTTGATGGATGAGCTGGAGAAGGTGGGCCCAGCCCCAAGGCCTTCGTCCGTCACCCTCCGAAGGATGGCCAGCCAGCTCTCAG GGCTGCCCAGAAGGCTCCGCTCTACTTCCCTGCTGTGGAGGGGCAGCACCCAGGAGGCCCTGAGCCTGCTCAAGGATGATGTGCTGGTGGCAGACCCGGGAACCAG GTGCCATTACAGCACTCTGGCCTTCTCGCTTCTGGCCCATGTCCTCGCAGCGCACACTGCTCAGGGCGACTACCAGCGCTGGATCCTGGAGAACGTGCTGGAACCGCTGGGCATGGAGGACACGGGCTTCGACCTCACGCCCCTAGTGCGCGCCCGCCTGGCGGCTGGCTTCTACGGCAGCGGCCGGCCGGCGCCGCTCTACGACCTGGGCTGGTACCGGCCGTCCGGCCAGATGTACTCCACCCCGGCAGACCTGGCCAAGCTGGCCATGGTGCTCCTGGGCGGCGGGCCCCCGCTCCTGCGGCCCGACGCGGCCAAGGCCCTGCTGGCGCCGCTGCTGGCCTGCTCGGGCGCCTACTTCGCCAACGAGACGGGCACCCCGTGGGAGTTCCACGCGCAGGGGGGCTACCGCGTGGTGCGCAAGGACGGCGACCTGGACGGCTACGCCGCCACCTTCTCCCTGGTGCCGCCGCTGCGCCTGAGCCTCGTGCTGCTGCTGGCGGGGCCGCGGCCACCCGGGCGCGACCTGGTGGCGCAGGCCTACGACGTGCTCCTGCCCGCCATGGAGAGGGCCCTACGCGAGGCCgagcccagccccgccccgccgcccagCGCGCGCCCCTTCGCCGGCTACTTCACCTTCGCCAACCAGACCTTCTACGAGGTGCGCCCCGGGCCGGAGGGCGAGCTGCGCCTGCGccagttcgggccccgcgtcgagGCGCTGGTGCCCCCCGCGTTCCGCACGCTGGCGCTGCGTCACCTGCGCGGCCGCGTCTTCCAGCTGCACGTGGCCCGCGAGTTCCCCTGCGAGCTGCCGCTTGGCGACGCCTGGCTCTCCCTCGAGGCGCAGCACGGGCAGCTCGTCAACTTCTACCCCTTGGACCGCCACGGACTGTCCCCTGGCTTCGACGTGCCGGGCCTGAACACCTACCGGGTGCTGCGGCTGCAGCGCAAGCCCGTATTCAAGACCCAGTGA
- the LACTBL1 gene encoding putative beta-lactamase-like 1 isoform X2: protein MQREHVHSQRHCEDYRGSIHTAPATCQAWAHNCICYHLLNTCYLPSRISSISKIFPVLMLYRLWEEGTVASLDDPLERYASTFTINNPLGMASAPEQQSLMDELEKVGPAPRPSSVTLRRMASQLSGLPRRLRSTSLLWRGSTQEALSLLKDDVLVADPGTRCHYSTLAFSLLAHVLAAHTAQGDYQRWILENVLEPLGMEDTGFDLTPLVRARLAAGFYGSGRPAPLYDLGWYRPSGQMYSTPADLAKLAMVLLGGGPPLLRPDAAKALLAPLLACSGAYFANETGTPWEFHAQGGYRVVRKDGDLDGYAATFSLVPPLRLSLVLLLAGPRPPGRDLVAQAYDVLLPAMERALREAEPSPAPPPSARPFAGYFTFANQTFYEVRPGPEGELRLRQFGPRVEALVPPAFRTLALRHLRGRVFQLHVAREFPCELPLGDAWLSLEAQHGQLVNFYPLDRHGLSPGFDVPGLNTYRVLRLQRKPVFKTQ, encoded by the exons ATGCAAAGGGAACACGTTCACTCCCAGAGACACTGTGAGGATTACAGAGGTTCCATTCACACTGCACCTGCCACGTGCCAGGCCTGGGCCCACAATTGCATTTGCTATCACTTACTCAACACTTGCTACCTACCTTCCAG AATCTCCAGCATCTCTAAGATCTTTCCAGTCCTCATGCTGTATCGGCTGTGGGAGGAGGGCACTGTAGCCTCTCTAGATGACCCTCTGGAGCGGTATGCCAGCACCTTCACCATTAACAACCCGCTGGGCATGGCATCAGCCCCTGAACAACAGAGCTTGATGGATGAGCTGGAGAAGGTGGGCCCAGCCCCAAGGCCTTCGTCCGTCACCCTCCGAAGGATGGCCAGCCAGCTCTCAG GGCTGCCCAGAAGGCTCCGCTCTACTTCCCTGCTGTGGAGGGGCAGCACCCAGGAGGCCCTGAGCCTGCTCAAGGATGATGTGCTGGTGGCAGACCCGGGAACCAG GTGCCATTACAGCACTCTGGCCTTCTCGCTTCTGGCCCATGTCCTCGCAGCGCACACTGCTCAGGGCGACTACCAGCGCTGGATCCTGGAGAACGTGCTGGAACCGCTGGGCATGGAGGACACGGGCTTCGACCTCACGCCCCTAGTGCGCGCCCGCCTGGCGGCTGGCTTCTACGGCAGCGGCCGGCCGGCGCCGCTCTACGACCTGGGCTGGTACCGGCCGTCCGGCCAGATGTACTCCACCCCGGCAGACCTGGCCAAGCTGGCCATGGTGCTCCTGGGCGGCGGGCCCCCGCTCCTGCGGCCCGACGCGGCCAAGGCCCTGCTGGCGCCGCTGCTGGCCTGCTCGGGCGCCTACTTCGCCAACGAGACGGGCACCCCGTGGGAGTTCCACGCGCAGGGGGGCTACCGCGTGGTGCGCAAGGACGGCGACCTGGACGGCTACGCCGCCACCTTCTCCCTGGTGCCGCCGCTGCGCCTGAGCCTCGTGCTGCTGCTGGCGGGGCCGCGGCCACCCGGGCGCGACCTGGTGGCGCAGGCCTACGACGTGCTCCTGCCCGCCATGGAGAGGGCCCTACGCGAGGCCgagcccagccccgccccgccgcccagCGCGCGCCCCTTCGCCGGCTACTTCACCTTCGCCAACCAGACCTTCTACGAGGTGCGCCCCGGGCCGGAGGGCGAGCTGCGCCTGCGccagttcgggccccgcgtcgagGCGCTGGTGCCCCCCGCGTTCCGCACGCTGGCGCTGCGTCACCTGCGCGGCCGCGTCTTCCAGCTGCACGTGGCCCGCGAGTTCCCCTGCGAGCTGCCGCTTGGCGACGCCTGGCTCTCCCTCGAGGCGCAGCACGGGCAGCTCGTCAACTTCTACCCCTTGGACCGCCACGGACTGTCCCCTGGCTTCGACGTGCCGGGCCTGAACACCTACCGGGTGCTGCGGCTGCAGCGCAAGCCCGTATTCAAGACCCAGTGA